The following are from one region of the Thermosinus carboxydivorans Nor1 genome:
- a CDS encoding SDR family oxidoreductase, translating into MSHNLHGKVAVVTGGGGVLGSAFAKELARVGAKVAILNRSEDKAKKVADDIAGSGGIALAIACDVLDKAAVERAAETVKNTLGPCDILINAAGGNHPAAITAQEVFSQAELGQNVVGTPTFFDMQVEGFEAVFRLNFMGTFIPSQVFLSQMAGRPGATVINISSMSAFAPLTKVPAYSAAKAAVSNFTQWLAVHFAEAGVRVNALAPGFFLTEQNRMLLTNPDGSYTARAEKIIAHTPMRRFGQPEDLLGTLLWLADEKASGFVTGIVVPVDGGFMAYAGV; encoded by the coding sequence ATGAGCCATAATTTACACGGTAAGGTGGCCGTTGTTACCGGTGGCGGCGGCGTGCTGGGCAGTGCGTTTGCCAAAGAGCTGGCCCGCGTGGGTGCCAAAGTTGCCATTCTGAATAGAAGCGAAGACAAGGCGAAGAAGGTGGCTGACGACATTGCCGGTAGCGGCGGCATCGCCCTTGCCATTGCCTGTGACGTATTGGACAAAGCGGCGGTAGAACGGGCGGCCGAAACGGTTAAAAATACGCTTGGCCCTTGCGATATTCTCATCAACGCCGCCGGGGGCAACCATCCGGCAGCCATAACGGCGCAAGAAGTTTTCAGCCAGGCTGAACTAGGGCAAAACGTTGTCGGCACACCTACGTTTTTTGACATGCAGGTAGAAGGTTTTGAAGCGGTTTTTCGGCTCAACTTCATGGGGACCTTTATTCCTAGTCAGGTTTTCTTGAGCCAGATGGCCGGCCGGCCCGGGGCGACCGTGATAAATATTTCCTCCATGAGCGCGTTTGCGCCCTTGACCAAGGTGCCGGCCTACAGCGCCGCCAAGGCGGCGGTCAGCAACTTTACCCAGTGGCTGGCGGTGCATTTTGCCGAGGCCGGCGTAAGAGTCAATGCTTTGGCGCCTGGCTTTTTCCTTACCGAACAAAACCGGATGCTGCTGACCAATCCGGATGGTTCCTATACCGCGCGGGCGGAGAAGATTATCGCCCATACGCCGATGCGCCGGTTTGGCCAGCCGGAGGACTTATTGGGCACGCTGCTGTGGCTGGCCGATGAAAAAGCGTCCGGCTTTGTTACCGGTATTGTCGTGCCGGTGGACGGTGGGTTTATGGCCTACGCCGGAGTGTAA
- a CDS encoding Bug family tripartite tricarboxylate transporter substrate binding protein, which translates to MKAKSIIALLVAAVMAVTLAGCGGAQKTDAPKFPTKQIEIIVPYAAGGGTDQVARALANSAKDIPGQPVVVVNKVGGGGAVGMSEGEKAKPDGYTVTMITVELVTLPHLGLAPINYQNFEPILRVNMDPAAVTVRADAPWKTLKEFLDYAKANPGKVRVGNSGPGAIWHLAAASLEQKTGVQFTHVPFNGAAPAVTALLGGNVEAVTVSPAEVSAQVAAGQVRVLGVMSDKRAKAVPDVPTLKEQGIDLVIGTWRGLAVPKGTPAPVVKTLHDAFKKAMDSKAFTDYMDKAGLGIGYLSSEDYKASLKVENDNFKALIEKLGLNKKQ; encoded by the coding sequence ATGAAGGCCAAATCCATCATCGCGCTGCTTGTGGCCGCTGTTATGGCGGTAACCCTTGCCGGCTGTGGCGGCGCGCAGAAAACGGACGCACCCAAATTCCCCACCAAACAAATAGAAATTATTGTTCCGTATGCGGCCGGCGGCGGCACCGACCAGGTCGCGCGCGCTTTGGCCAACAGCGCCAAGGATATCCCTGGCCAGCCAGTGGTCGTCGTCAATAAAGTCGGCGGCGGCGGCGCCGTAGGCATGAGCGAAGGCGAAAAGGCTAAACCCGACGGCTACACCGTCACCATGATTACCGTTGAGCTCGTTACCTTGCCGCACCTTGGTCTGGCGCCCATCAACTATCAGAACTTTGAACCCATTCTCCGCGTTAACATGGACCCCGCGGCCGTTACGGTGCGGGCCGACGCTCCCTGGAAGACACTCAAGGAATTCCTCGACTATGCCAAAGCCAACCCCGGCAAAGTACGGGTCGGCAACTCCGGTCCCGGCGCTATTTGGCATTTAGCGGCTGCGTCGCTCGAGCAAAAGACCGGCGTTCAGTTCACCCATGTTCCCTTTAACGGTGCTGCTCCGGCCGTTACCGCCCTGCTTGGCGGCAATGTCGAGGCCGTAACCGTCAGTCCGGCCGAAGTATCCGCCCAAGTGGCCGCCGGTCAAGTGCGCGTCCTGGGCGTCATGAGCGACAAGCGGGCCAAAGCGGTTCCTGACGTTCCCACCTTGAAAGAGCAGGGCATCGATCTTGTCATCGGCACTTGGCGCGGCCTGGCCGTGCCGAAAGGCACTCCCGCTCCGGTCGTGAAGACGCTGCATGACGCTTTCAAGAAGGCCATGGACAGCAAGGCCTTTACCGACTACATGGATAAGGCCGGCCTCGGCATCGGCTATCTGTCCAGTGAGGACTACAAAGCCAGCCTGAAAGTGGAAAACGACAACTTCAAGGCTCTCATCGAAAAACTGGGCCTAAACAAAAAGCAATAA
- a CDS encoding tripartite tricarboxylate transporter TctB family protein yields the protein MRTGTYVAALFLILLSALVWHWSAAFPANIIPNVPSPAFFPRAVALVLAVLAILIIVAARRDSDEPLFNLAEPGFKRVLAALVITTAYCLLLNIAGFLLLTPICLVALMLLMEPGKIVTKILAAAAATAIIYLSFQVLLDVPLPELAW from the coding sequence ATGCGAACAGGAACTTATGTTGCGGCGCTATTCTTGATCCTCCTGTCAGCGCTTGTTTGGCACTGGTCAGCGGCTTTTCCGGCCAATATTATTCCCAATGTACCGTCGCCCGCCTTTTTCCCCCGTGCCGTCGCTCTGGTACTTGCCGTGCTGGCAATTTTAATTATTGTTGCCGCGCGGCGGGACAGCGACGAGCCGCTATTTAACCTGGCCGAGCCGGGGTTTAAGCGGGTACTGGCGGCGCTTGTCATTACGACCGCCTATTGCCTGCTCCTAAATATAGCGGGTTTTCTGCTACTGACGCCCATTTGCCTGGTGGCGCTCATGCTGCTGATGGAACCGGGAAAAATCGTGACGAAAATTTTGGCGGCTGCGGCAGCAACTGCTATTATTTATCTTTCCTTCCAGGTGCTCCTGGATGTGCCGCTGCCTGAGCTTGCCTGGTAG
- a CDS encoding tripartite tricarboxylate transporter permease, with translation MGDLILGFTTVLQPSMLLIIAAGVLGGIIIGALPGLTATMGVALLVPLTFGMNAVAGLVLLVGIYCGAIYGGSISAILLRTPGTPAAAATVIEGYMLAQKGQAGKALGMSTIASFCGGMFSALALTFIAPQLAKVALSFGPPEYFALALFGLSIISSISGDQVLKGLAAGFFGLLLATIGMDPITGYPRFTFDNANLLSGISFIPVLIGLFAVAEALATTEAMIKNLNIDVKIAGNLPTLAELKQCAKTILKGSAIGTFIGIIPGAGADIAAFVSYGECKRSSRDSDKFGTGVLEGVAAPESANNGVTGGALVPLLTLGVPGDAVAAVMLGALMLQGLKPGPMLFKDNADVVYSLFAGLMLANVFMLLFGLFGIKYIAKVVTVPKPILTPIIFILCVVGSYAINNSLFDVLVMMVFGVIGYLMQKLKFPISPIVLALILGPMAEGEFRRSLVMSQGDPSIFFTRPICLVFFALAAISIVGSYVAQRRKEKTAAIAQ, from the coding sequence ATGGGAGACTTAATTCTAGGGTTTACCACTGTTCTGCAGCCGTCCATGCTTCTTATCATCGCCGCCGGGGTGCTGGGCGGGATCATCATCGGCGCGCTGCCCGGCCTGACGGCTACCATGGGCGTAGCGCTGCTGGTTCCGCTCACTTTTGGTATGAACGCCGTGGCCGGACTAGTGTTGCTTGTCGGCATTTACTGCGGCGCCATTTACGGCGGCTCCATTTCCGCCATTCTCCTCCGTACGCCGGGGACACCGGCGGCGGCCGCTACCGTCATCGAAGGCTACATGCTGGCCCAAAAAGGTCAAGCCGGCAAGGCGCTCGGCATGTCGACCATCGCTTCCTTCTGCGGCGGTATGTTTAGTGCCCTGGCCCTTACGTTCATCGCCCCTCAGCTTGCCAAGGTAGCCTTGTCTTTTGGCCCGCCCGAATACTTTGCGCTAGCGCTTTTTGGTCTCAGTATTATCTCCAGTATTTCGGGCGACCAGGTGCTCAAGGGTTTGGCGGCCGGTTTCTTCGGCCTGCTGCTGGCCACCATCGGCATGGACCCCATTACCGGCTACCCGCGCTTTACCTTTGATAATGCTAATCTCCTGAGCGGCATTTCCTTTATTCCGGTGCTTATCGGCCTTTTCGCGGTGGCCGAGGCGCTGGCTACCACCGAGGCAATGATCAAGAATCTTAACATCGACGTAAAAATTGCCGGCAATTTGCCCACCCTGGCCGAACTGAAGCAGTGCGCCAAAACCATTCTCAAAGGCTCGGCCATCGGCACCTTCATCGGCATTATCCCCGGGGCCGGCGCCGACATCGCCGCCTTCGTTTCCTACGGCGAGTGCAAGCGTAGCTCGAGAGACAGCGACAAGTTCGGCACCGGGGTACTGGAAGGAGTGGCGGCGCCGGAATCGGCGAACAACGGCGTGACCGGTGGCGCGCTGGTGCCGCTCTTGACTTTAGGCGTGCCGGGTGACGCCGTGGCGGCCGTGATGCTCGGGGCGCTCATGCTGCAGGGGCTTAAGCCCGGTCCGATGCTGTTTAAAGATAACGCCGATGTGGTCTATTCGCTCTTTGCGGGACTTATGCTGGCCAATGTTTTTATGCTGCTGTTCGGCCTGTTCGGCATTAAATACATCGCCAAAGTGGTAACTGTGCCCAAGCCCATTCTGACACCAATTATCTTCATTCTCTGCGTTGTCGGTTCCTATGCCATCAATAACAGCCTGTTTGACGTGCTGGTCATGATGGTTTTTGGCGTTATCGGCTACCTCATGCAGAAACTTAAGTTTCCTATCTCGCCCATCGTCCTGGCCCTTATCCTCGGGCCCATGGCCGAAGGCGAATTTCGCCGGAGCCTGGTTATGTCCCAGGGCGATCCGAGCATTTTCTTCACCCGCCCCATCTGCCTGGTCTTTTTCGCTTTAGCTGCCATCTCGATCGTCGGTTCCTATGTGGCCCAGCGCCGCAAGGAAAAGACGGCGGCTATAGCGCAGTAG
- a CDS encoding 2-dehydro-3-deoxygalactonokinase: MYIATIDTGTTNTRVKVWHEGVVCGQAAAAVGVRDTVRTGSRARLQQGVHACLETALAEAGISWKKVGLVLASGMITSNVGLCEVPHVPAPAGVFEVARGMVAAVIPEVLDGPIWFVPGVKNAVAEVSLETCEGMDMMRGEEVETFGIMTQMGLNGPALVALPGSHSKYICIDETGRITGCLTTLAGELLDVITHHTLLADALGGAFADAINPDMLRQGAAYARDVGLSRLCFTTRILHLFTGCSRNDKANFLLGAVLAADLMALRGSQALKFNPEIPVWVAGKSELRQALILLFDDDPHFRGRVREVDDAVLQNAAGAGAIAVARARGLV, from the coding sequence ATGTACATTGCAACGATCGACACGGGGACGACTAATACCAGAGTAAAGGTGTGGCATGAAGGCGTTGTTTGCGGACAGGCGGCCGCAGCCGTAGGAGTGCGTGACACCGTCCGCACCGGCAGCCGCGCCCGATTGCAGCAGGGCGTGCACGCCTGCCTGGAAACGGCGTTAGCGGAGGCCGGTATTTCCTGGAAAAAGGTGGGGCTGGTGTTGGCGTCAGGCATGATAACCTCCAATGTAGGCCTGTGCGAAGTGCCCCATGTGCCAGCGCCGGCCGGAGTGTTTGAGGTGGCACGCGGGATGGTGGCGGCCGTAATTCCGGAAGTGCTGGACGGCCCTATCTGGTTCGTACCGGGCGTAAAAAATGCTGTGGCCGAAGTGAGTTTGGAAACCTGCGAAGGTATGGACATGATGCGCGGCGAGGAAGTGGAGACCTTCGGCATCATGACCCAAATGGGCCTAAACGGGCCGGCGCTTGTCGCTCTGCCGGGCTCACATTCCAAGTATATCTGCATTGATGAAACCGGCCGCATTACCGGCTGTCTAACGACCCTGGCCGGCGAGCTGCTGGACGTTATTACCCATCATACCTTGCTGGCGGACGCGCTGGGCGGCGCGTTCGCCGACGCAATAAACCCGGACATGCTGCGCCAGGGGGCGGCGTACGCCCGTGACGTGGGGCTGAGCCGGCTGTGTTTTACGACCCGCATCCTCCATCTGTTTACTGGCTGCAGCCGCAATGACAAAGCCAACTTCCTGTTGGGCGCGGTGTTGGCTGCCGACCTTATGGCCCTGCGGGGCAGTCAGGCCCTCAAGTTTAACCCAGAAATACCGGTGTGGGTGGCGGGGAAATCAGAGCTCCGCCAAGCGCTGATTTTGCTCTTTGACGATGATCCGCACTTTCGGGGCCGGGTGCGCGAGGTGGACGACGCCGTGCTGCAAAACGCCGCCGGCGCCGGGGCTATCGCCGTCGCCCGCGCCCGGGGATTAGTGTAA
- a CDS encoding IclR family transcriptional regulator, whose translation MAGNSKPAIVKSASRTLDIIEFIVNSSKPPTFTTIQEFLDIPKSSLSYLLQELTNRDYIHFDPDTRVYYPGAKLIKISASCINNTNLSREIWLGIKRLSDELGETTQAGLLEGRFVVYIAKCQGRKDISVTTVGFKIPAHATALGKMMLSSLSEDELKARFNNVELERYTENTIVSYEKLLSELKQIAKQGYAIDNQEIIPGGICVAAPILDKSNKVVAAMSVTVPAIRVTDEFLQELIDKVRAAALNVSLRLGKI comes from the coding sequence ATGGCAGGCAATTCTAAACCAGCAATTGTAAAATCGGCGTCGCGCACGCTTGATATTATCGAATTTATCGTGAATAGTTCCAAGCCGCCAACGTTTACGACCATCCAGGAATTCCTGGACATACCGAAAAGTTCCCTATCTTATCTGCTGCAGGAATTGACCAATCGCGACTATATCCACTTCGATCCGGATACGCGGGTTTATTACCCAGGCGCGAAATTAATCAAGATTAGCGCCTCGTGCATCAATAACACCAATTTGTCCCGGGAAATCTGGCTGGGGATTAAGCGCTTGAGCGATGAACTGGGGGAAACTACCCAGGCCGGCCTGTTAGAGGGGCGGTTTGTCGTCTACATTGCCAAATGCCAGGGTAGAAAGGACATTAGCGTAACCACGGTAGGTTTCAAAATTCCCGCCCATGCCACGGCCCTCGGGAAAATGATGTTATCTTCATTAAGCGAAGACGAATTAAAAGCACGTTTTAATAATGTTGAACTTGAGCGCTATACGGAAAATACCATTGTTTCTTACGAAAAACTGTTATCTGAATTAAAACAAATTGCCAAGCAGGGGTACGCGATTGACAACCAGGAAATTATTCCGGGCGGTATCTGCGTGGCCGCTCCCATCCTTGACAAGTCCAATAAAGTTGTGGCCGCGATGAGTGTGACGGTACCCGCCATTCGCGTTACCGACGAATTTTTGCAGGAGCTGATTGATAAGGTGCGGGCGGCGGCCCTCAATGTGTCGCTGCGGCTGGGGAAAATATAG
- a CDS encoding UxaA family hydrolase encodes MGKMRAIVMKAKDNVATAVEEIAPGTKVDLVIDGQKIVVLVTEKIPFGHKFAIRDITRDEKVIKYGEPIGVATQAIKMGQHTHVHNMAGCRGRGDLTG; translated from the coding sequence ATGGGAAAAATGCGGGCCATCGTCATGAAGGCCAAAGATAATGTCGCTACGGCCGTCGAGGAAATTGCTCCGGGTACGAAAGTAGACTTGGTGATTGATGGGCAGAAAATAGTGGTGCTGGTAACGGAAAAGATACCCTTCGGTCACAAGTTTGCCATCAGGGATATTACCCGAGATGAAAAAGTAATCAAGTATGGCGAACCAATCGGTGTTGCCACTCAGGCAATAAAGATGGGGCAGCATACCCACGTCCACAATATGGCTGGCTGTCGCGGCCGCGGCGATTTAACGGGCTGA
- a CDS encoding UxaA family hydrolase yields the protein MNFMGFLRPDGAVGIRNHVLIMPTVVCANQVARAISLSVKGTTWFEHQHGCSQLAPDAAQTARALIGHGVHPNVYGVVVVGLGCEVVRAQDVAAEIKKQCPYKPVHLVIIQEEGGSFKAIQAGAAAAHNMVLAASSLKRQPIPVRELILGTECGGSDACSGLSANPALGVASDMLVDAGGTSILAETPELIGAEHIIAARAVNEDVARRCYETIRAYEDSAKAMGVDMRGGNPTPGNIEGGLSSIEEKSLGCVYKAGTRPLQDVIGWAEKITKKGLIFMNTPGNDIEQLTGMVAGGCHLCVFTTGRGTPTGSPIAPTIKVATNTPMYERMKDNMDINAGTVITGEETVEQVGRRIFAEMLEVASGKLTKAEILGHNDFGIWRIGPTM from the coding sequence ATGAATTTTATGGGTTTTCTTCGTCCCGACGGCGCGGTAGGTATTCGCAATCATGTTCTGATTATGCCTACCGTGGTATGTGCCAACCAAGTAGCAAGGGCTATTTCCCTAAGTGTCAAAGGAACGACTTGGTTTGAGCACCAGCACGGCTGTTCCCAGCTCGCACCGGACGCGGCGCAGACGGCACGGGCCCTGATCGGGCACGGGGTTCATCCCAATGTTTACGGCGTCGTGGTCGTCGGTCTGGGCTGCGAGGTTGTGCGGGCCCAGGATGTGGCGGCGGAAATAAAAAAACAATGTCCCTATAAGCCTGTGCACCTGGTAATCATTCAGGAAGAGGGTGGATCATTTAAGGCCATCCAGGCCGGGGCGGCAGCCGCGCATAACATGGTTTTGGCTGCATCTAGTCTTAAGCGCCAGCCAATTCCTGTCCGGGAACTCATTCTCGGCACGGAATGCGGCGGTTCGGATGCTTGCTCAGGCCTGTCAGCCAATCCGGCCTTGGGTGTTGCCAGCGATATGCTGGTGGATGCCGGCGGCACGTCGATTTTGGCGGAAACGCCGGAACTCATCGGGGCGGAGCACATCATTGCCGCGCGGGCGGTCAACGAAGATGTCGCCCGCCGTTGTTACGAGACGATCAGGGCTTACGAAGACTCAGCCAAGGCCATGGGCGTTGACATGCGGGGCGGCAACCCGACGCCCGGCAATATCGAGGGCGGCCTTTCCTCCATTGAAGAAAAGTCGTTGGGGTGTGTCTATAAGGCAGGCACGCGGCCGCTGCAAGACGTAATCGGTTGGGCCGAAAAAATTACGAAAAAAGGGCTTATCTTTATGAATACGCCGGGCAATGACATCGAGCAGCTGACGGGAATGGTCGCCGGTGGCTGCCACCTCTGCGTATTTACGACCGGCCGCGGCACGCCGACCGGCTCACCGATCGCTCCGACCATAAAGGTCGCCACCAACACCCCGATGTACGAACGGATGAAAGACAATATGGATATTAATGCCGGGACGGTTATAACCGGCGAAGAAACGGTGGAACAAGTCGGCCGGCGCATATTCGCCGAAATGCTTGAGGTCGCGTCTGGGAAGCTGACCAAGGCGGAAATTCTGGGTCACAATGATTTCGGCATTTGGCGCATCGGCCCGACAATGTGA
- a CDS encoding HpcH/HpaI aldolase family protein produces the protein MALLKERLKTGERLFGPFVNLCHPAVLEIAGNAGFDFAIIDTEHGEISSDRAVDMVRAAKLAGVSPVIRVYGNQPELIAKALDIGAEGVQVPQVSTKAEAMAAVRAAKFAPEGARGCNRYVRAARYSAADKFSYFTNANQETAVIIQVEGKEGIANLPDILTVPGIDVLFIGPYDLSASLGIPGQVDHPQLVAEMQKNMELARQAGVAIGFFVDDVASAVKWKNWGVQYISFAADVGLLYEVFREKVMAFKNG, from the coding sequence ATGGCGCTACTGAAAGAACGACTCAAAACCGGCGAGCGGCTGTTTGGACCGTTCGTAAACCTCTGCCACCCGGCTGTGCTGGAGATTGCCGGTAATGCGGGGTTCGATTTTGCCATCATTGACACCGAACATGGCGAAATCTCGTCCGATCGGGCGGTGGATATGGTGCGGGCGGCGAAACTGGCCGGGGTCAGCCCGGTGATCAGGGTTTACGGTAACCAGCCCGAGCTTATTGCCAAAGCGCTGGATATCGGGGCGGAAGGCGTGCAGGTGCCACAGGTGAGTACCAAAGCCGAAGCAATGGCCGCCGTTAGAGCCGCCAAATTCGCCCCGGAGGGAGCGCGGGGCTGCAACCGGTATGTGCGGGCGGCCCGCTATTCGGCAGCTGACAAGTTTAGTTATTTCACCAACGCCAACCAGGAGACCGCAGTTATTATCCAGGTGGAAGGCAAGGAAGGGATTGCGAACCTGCCGGATATCCTTACCGTGCCGGGGATCGACGTCTTATTTATCGGGCCGTATGACCTTTCCGCTTCGCTCGGTATTCCCGGGCAGGTGGACCATCCGCAGCTGGTGGCCGAAATGCAAAAAAACATGGAACTGGCGCGCCAGGCCGGGGTGGCAATCGGCTTTTTCGTCGACGATGTGGCCAGCGCGGTCAAGTGGAAGAACTGGGGCGTGCAATATATTTCCTTTGCGGCTGACGTCGGCTTGCTCTATGAGGTGTTTCGAGAAAAAGTCATGGCTTTTAAAAACGGTTAG
- a CDS encoding nickel pincer cofactor-dependent isomerase, group 22: MGIIQELLKNVPLPRLVKVYQKFSAAQVVDLPQTLRQELAKPGVGDRIRPGMRIAVAVGSRGIAEIQTITRVTVEEIKRRGGEPFIVPAMGSHGGATAEGQRQVLANLGITEDSIGCPIVSAMDVVEVGRLANGLPVLIDKNAYEADGIVVINRIKPHTAFHGPCESGLVKMITIGLGKQKGADACHAYGFKHMAEHVVEMAKIKLARTRILFGVATVENAYDCVAKIAAVPAEEIIATDQQLLKEAKAHMPRIMFDPIDVLIVDRIGKEISGDGMDPNITGRYPTPYASGGPVINKLVVLDLTEKTHGNANGIGAADFTTRKLVDKIDWEYTYANALTSTICEPIRIPMVLASDKEAILAAIKTSYARDLAAVRLVRIKDTLHLGEIYISEALLAEARANPNVEIGSEPMAMQFDAQGNLLD; this comes from the coding sequence GTGGGGATTATTCAGGAATTATTAAAAAATGTGCCGTTGCCGCGGTTAGTCAAGGTGTATCAAAAATTTTCCGCCGCGCAAGTGGTCGATTTGCCGCAAACCTTGCGGCAAGAATTGGCCAAGCCGGGGGTGGGCGACCGCATCAGGCCCGGCATGCGAATTGCCGTAGCCGTTGGCAGCAGAGGAATAGCCGAGATCCAGACCATTACGCGGGTAACGGTTGAAGAAATCAAGCGCAGGGGCGGCGAGCCCTTCATTGTGCCGGCCATGGGCAGCCACGGCGGGGCGACGGCCGAAGGTCAGCGGCAGGTTCTGGCTAATCTCGGCATCACGGAAGACAGCATCGGTTGTCCGATTGTATCAGCGATGGATGTGGTAGAAGTAGGGCGGTTGGCCAATGGCCTGCCGGTACTGATCGACAAGAACGCTTATGAGGCCGACGGGATCGTCGTAATTAACCGGATCAAGCCGCATACCGCCTTCCATGGGCCGTGCGAGAGCGGTCTGGTGAAGATGATCACGATTGGGCTCGGTAAGCAAAAAGGGGCGGACGCCTGCCATGCCTATGGCTTTAAGCATATGGCCGAACATGTGGTGGAAATGGCCAAAATCAAGCTGGCGCGCACCCGCATCCTGTTCGGGGTGGCCACCGTTGAAAACGCCTACGACTGTGTGGCCAAGATCGCGGCCGTGCCGGCGGAAGAAATTATCGCGACCGACCAGCAACTGCTAAAAGAAGCAAAGGCGCACATGCCGCGGATTATGTTTGATCCGATCGATGTCTTGATTGTCGATCGGATCGGCAAGGAAATTTCCGGTGACGGCATGGATCCCAACATTACCGGCCGCTATCCTACGCCTTACGCTAGCGGCGGGCCGGTGATCAACAAGCTGGTAGTGCTCGATCTGACGGAAAAAACCCATGGCAACGCCAACGGTATTGGCGCCGCCGATTTTACCACCCGTAAGCTGGTGGATAAAATCGACTGGGAGTATACCTATGCCAATGCTTTAACTTCCACGATCTGCGAGCCCATACGCATCCCCATGGTGCTGGCTTCAGACAAAGAGGCAATCCTCGCCGCAATCAAAACAAGCTATGCCCGTGATCTCGCCGCGGTCCGGCTGGTAAGGATCAAGGACACGCTTCACCTGGGTGAGATTTATATATCTGAAGCGCTACTGGCCGAGGCGCGGGCCAATCCGAACGTCGAGATTGGCAGTGAGCCAATGGCGATGCAGTTCGATGCGCAGGGAAATTTGCTGGACTAA